The genomic region cttatatttatataacttgcattgtctattccatatttatatatttctacatttatttatgtcaactgtacgtttgtctacgtgtagcaccttatcaccaaagcaaattcctcgtatatgtaaaacactacttggccaTAAATTTCCTTCTGATTATCAGTCAATGTCTCGCTAATTTTCAGCTGACtgtcatttagaaacagtgtcaccattacatagtttgtccaccagagagcagtGAAAAGTTAATTTTTCATGTGTAAAATATCCAGCTCAGTACCTATCTTGATATCGATTCTttgaaaatacacattttggggatctttatcaaaaatgtttatgtatCTTGTGTTCATGTAAAAATATGAATCTGGCTGACACACCGTCAGATTTTGTAACACTCAAATATCAATTCCGTATTGCTCTAAAAAAGTCCGACTGTAACAATCACCAACTCTAAGGCCAAAAAGGTAATGACTGTGGAAGAgcagatgtttgttttgttttatttctggcAGGGGTTAAAATTACATCTGCTGTCTGAAATAATTGATACAATAAGTGAAAAGCTAAAACTCAGAGGTGTTAATTCTTATTCAGAAAAAAAGAGCAGTGCTCCAGTTAAAAGTTGCTGTCATGGCTCGCTTTACAAGGGTGTCATCTCCCTTGGTACCCAGCATGCACCTAGGGTGAAACAGTTTCTCCCAGCTCATGCAGTTTATCATGTCTTTATAATACACTCTTACTGCTTTGACTAAGAATACAAGCCTTGCTCCTTTCCTTTTGCCTCTAATTaccctttctctgtctgtcagccAGTGGGGCTGTCAAAAATGGTTCAGACAACAAAACCTCCCTTTGCTGCCTTCGCTCTGCACGGCTgcagggaagaggaggaggacggagAAAAGCAGAGTGCTGATTCAGGTGAAAATAATGAGGGAGGAAGGCCTCTCCAGTGGGGTGCTGCTGTACTGAACACAGATAACCACAGCAGCACATCCACCTACACCTCTCTGATGCATCACAGCAAGGTACACAGAGCCTCGCTTCAGTCTAAACAACATCCCCTGTATGTGCAACAAGGACGAGTGTGGCTTACACAACGGACAACACTGAACAACTTTGATGTCAATCTCATTCGCAAAATAACAGACAATTATGTCTGAGCAGGGATCCTTGAGCAAAGTGTTCTATTAAGACGTAAAATCTGTTCACCGACAAAGTAGTCTTTTATCCCTCGCAGTAGGCCAAGACAGGTGGTGATTGAGAGGGTGTGTTGGAAAGATGAAAGGATAAGATTAGGAATAggaaaacaaagactgaagggagggggggaATGTGGTAAGTGCCCTCGCTTACTCTCTCTGCTGGATGCCTGTGTCAGAGCAGACGGTGTAGAGGAGTTTCAGGGCTCTGCTTGATGGAGTTTGAAGAGAAGAGGAGCCGATAGACCCCTCGCCCCCGACACATGTCTCTGGGACTGATGCCACGATGGAGTCGCTGTTCAGCAGCCAGAGCTACAGGAGGAGCGGACAGGTTACTTAACACTTGAGATACACATGCCAGATGTCATGCCGGCGAAGGTATCACACTCACATGAACTCTGTGAATCCACTCATGCACGCCGGGATTAGAGTGATACTTTGGGACGATAATGTGCTTTTAATGACCCTCATATTTTCCTTTGGGTCGCTCAATAAACACACTAAATATTCTTTTATCACTTTTAGACTTCATGACTTTCCCTAATTCTATAAAACTTAAAATCCGctacagaaaataatttttttagctgtgaaaatgtgtttttcatatGCCATATATCTGTGACTACACTTTACATACAGCAATACCTCTACCAAATCCCGCAGTTTCTGTTTTGATATCCATTTTTGGAGTTTTATAAGAGTTTGTTCAAAGGTCTGTATAACATTCTGTGCatgtttttgtctgtaaatTACTTCTGAATCAGTTTGTGGCAAATGGAAGTAATTTAATACTGTTCTATATATTGGACTTTAATGAGGTCAGAGGGTaagaacaattaaaaaaagtgttgattttacaattattactattatttttcctcatactgctATGAGGAAGTTCCAATAAAACACATGGGTTAAATAGCATGTCATCCATCTCTGATATGACGCAggttacttattttatatttgagttTATATACATTAAATAATTTGGTCCACTTTGGTCCCAGTTCACATAAGGggtaattatatttttattactatCAACAGTTTTAGTGAGGAGTTTTAATGTCCTACAGTTTAAAGcctgacaaaaacacaattgGTGGAAAACTGGAATACTTTGGACATTTTATGTTACGCAAATGGTGCGACAAAATGTAcgagcaaataaaaaatttaaaaaaaaaaaacacctgccAGCTTCAGttaaaataatatcaatattGGAATATAAACCACGTCAGTCAATCACTAAACATTTTACACTCAAACTTGCTGTACATAAAAAACAATTCTGGTCCTGAATTATTGGCTTTTTGGACAGTTCCAATTCTTTTTATTGCAGAGGTGTGTTCCTGTTCCTGCCACTGGTAATTATCCACTTGTAGCTGATTTTAAAGAAGCTAAAAGCCTGTCAGTGCGCTCAACAACACTAGAATCACAGTCAAGCCGCTTTTCACGTCGTTTGAAGAACCTGCCACATCACGCTTTCCCCATTTATCAAATGACTGAGGATTCTATTTTTACTCAAATGTCATAGGTTTCTGTGATTATGCCAGCTTGTTCTTACCAATAAGAAAGCCTTCCCATCAGGAGTCTGGACGGAGAAGTGGAAGGTGCTCATAGAGTTGGACAGCCCCAGCAGCCTGGCTGCTATAACCCTCTCCAGGAAAAGAGGTCTGTCAAAAAATGACAACGTTCATTCATTTTACAGATGTAGTCCACAGAGTATATTAACTTTCACTTTAACCAAACATCTCCAAGATAAAGTTATGGAAGAACATGCTACTTTTTATGGTCATGCGTATGATTCTATGTTTAAATCAGACAATTTTAACATGtctttttcaaatatttaatcAGTGCTGGAATCAGTTGTGTGTCAAGATATCGGGTGAGACTACGTCAGTCTCATGCTCACAAATGACCCGATTTATAGTCACAATGGTAAGCCCAGAAGGACTGCATATGCTTTAACAGCTACAGTTTCCTAACTTTCACCAAGAGAAGCCTGGATAAAAACCTGCCTGTTAAGTGAAGCTTCTGGCTGTCTGTCTCCCACAGCGGGCTCCACCACCACCTGTGTGATGTACAGTTTCAGGGTCTCTGTAAGATACAATGGAGAAAGGCTCATTTGCACGATAGAATAATGATGATTATTTAGGAAAATCTGTCAGAGTGATTTATACCTGGTGCGACAGCCTCTCCCAGCACTGATGAACAGCTCTTGCAGGAGACGAGTGCCAGACGACGGCAGGGTTTCTGTCCgcaacaaaaagtaaaaaaaccaCAACGCACGGCCATCTTTAGCTCAGCTGTTTACAAACCGCAATCAATAGCCACTATAACCATGATGGAAGACAGAAGAGgtggaagacagacagagatatacACGGCAGGCAGATCatcattcatttgttttcctgctCTTTGTATCTGCCTCCGTTTCCATTTCTCATCACTGCAAAGAGGGCCACCCGTACAGAGAATGAGTAATAGAGGGAAAGGGAGATTAATCCTCATCTACGGAGTGCTAGAGTTTGACTCACTGACGCAGCCGTCtgaggagtgtgtgtctgtgtgggtgagtATACTGTATGATACAACTTTCAATACAATGTTtgccttttatttaaaaaaaaatctggtacTGACCATTTAGTGCTTTCACCACTTTCTCCCTCACTGCAGCTAGGgctgatgtttttattgataTAATTCTTACAATCTATTGGCCAACCATAGTAATCATTCTTTCATCCAGGCTTATTTGTCTAAAACAAACTCTCTGAATTGCTGGTTTAAAGGTTTTGTCTTCCTTCTAAGAATAAAATGAGCACACtggctgtttttctttgcaCGTCCCTCACCTTTGGATCTTGACTGTCCTCTGAGCCAACAGGGCTCACTTCCTCTGTGAGAGTCTGTCCACAGCTACTATCTCTAGATAGGAGGAGGAAGGTGTCGCCCAGTAAACAATCCTCTGTTCGGGGCAGCAGCTTCTTAGCGAACGGATCTGGGTGGCAACACCAGTCGTCCACGATAGCGTTCCAGTTGCCATTAGGGAGAGGAAGCACTCGCTTAAACACTCTGAAGAAGAAAGGGGGGGGGTCAAAACAATTACCGGTTTTCTTTGTATTATTGTCCACAATATCTAATAACATACCACCACttacatttatatagtgctttTTATAGAGCTTTTAGTATGCACCGttttaggctaaataaaaaaatctggtAGAGGAGACTTTGTGAGGTTTCCATCAATGGTAGTATTAAAACCGCTAAGCAGCCACATATTGCTACAAAGCATAATGTTGTTGAAATTATAACCTTTACTTGCTCCACACACTTCTGACATTTTTACTTTCCCCAGCCCTTGTTGAGagcaaaaaatacttttagtaGGTTATTGCTGGGAAACATAGCCAGAGGCCAAGGGTCTGGGTAATGCAGCTACTGCAATTTTCAGCATGTCACATTGCTGACCATAGAAAGCTATACACTTAAGGCAATAACAACAATGCCACTGTCCAGCTGAACCACCGCAAGGTAAGAAAcaattggttttttttttaataggtAGACCTTTACGTCACACCGACTCTATAACTCTAACCCAGTCAGGTTGACAACTGTGGACTGCGCTCCAGCTCTATCCATCAAGTCCTCCCCCCAGACTATCACTTCTACTGCTGGGTCACGCCATCAATAAACGCCCACTGATGCTCTTCCTCGTCCGTCTGCCCCTCACCTGTCCTCCAGCAGCCTGGTCGTGCAGCCCTGGCAGCAGAAGCAATAAGTCTCTTTTGCCCGGAGTGTCTCCATCACGCTGTCAGACGTCTCTGTGGAGGGccaaagacaaataaataaattatccaGATTTGGTGAAAGGGCAGTAACCTTGTACTACGGAGTACAAAATCGATAAAATACTGGGTGGGGAAGCTGGCTTGGCTAGGTAGCAGGCAATCATTCTGGTTTTGATTGGATTTGACAATGACAGTCCTCAGCTTCACTTTCCTCTTGTGCGAGGAGTGACAAAACAAATCTCAGGGAAGGCCAAAAGATGGAGTTTTGGGGTATTATGCAATGACCCCGGGGTACTCTTTGATGATAGGAGATCAACCCAAAACTTAAGGGAGTATTCTCACGACTCTGACGTTCAGTTGCTTGTGGTCCATTGAGGATCCCGAGAGAAAAATTTACACCTTCACTGTCTCAGATGACCAAGTGACTCAATCCAATTAATTCAGAATAGACAGCCAGCTCTAAATAGCTACCAAAGACGTTGTTCTTGCCCTGGCACAGAAGAGTCTAGTGGAGCAAGGGGAGGTTGCATGCGTCTGCATGTGTTCTCCTCGAAATTACCTTCGTCTGTCCTTCGTGCGACACTGATGCGCAGTCTGAAATGTAGCTCCTCTCTGCAGGATTCTCCTGCAGGTGTCGGAATGCAGGATCCCTGCTCGAAGGTCACTCCTGCTGGCAAAGTCAGGCTCAGCTCGCCTCTGGGAGTCCGGATTAGGAGAGAGGAATCTCCACCAGTCACGACCACGTCTGCAGGACTTCTGGCCACATCTTTCCTGGAGAGCAGATGCGAGCGGACACTTTACACACAGAGGTTTAAAGGAACCCACCCAAGAAATAGAAGAAACATGCTGATTTGCCTTTCCCTTGCCTAGAGTTAGAGAAGATCAGTACCTCTGatgtaaaacaataattatcacgatataattttttcaataataacaaatgttcaataaatgtttgattttatttactgGAATCATACGAACACACGAACTacgattttttattttatttattaagatgtttattttgttgaggaaaaaggactgaaatcatgcatatttgttgaaaaagattttatcataattgttttgaatgtcccacctcagatttgtgaagtgatccactgtttggcctcaagtgtcaCCCAgaagcaaaaatctgcctttaaactccaaagaaataacgatttgatacttatatcttgatatcgaaagatatgaaactttttatcgtgataacatttttggccatatcatccAGCGCTACTCTGATATCTGTATGCTACATATGAAACTAgccaggagatggttagcttagcttagcataaagactggaaacaccTAGCCTGGATCCTGTAGTAACAGGCCAAGACAAAGTCATCCACATTacccctgtaaaaccacaacttgctGCCAGCAACAACCCCTCGTTAAATTACAAATTAGAGTTGCTGGTAGGCGGATTTTGTTATCTTCGAACAGAACCACACTAGCTGTTTGGtcctatttccagtctttatgagCATATAAGACTACagccagctgctggctgtagtctTATATGGAACGGACAGACACGAGAGTGGTATTGGTCTTCGTATCCCTCTCTCTTAAGTATTACAACCTCTCAACAAAAGGAGGCTGGATCATTTCATAGTCTGTTCATACTACTTGATGCATAATaagtgaacaaaaaaaagaacaatatcCCCAAAACTTGGCAACATCAAATCATACAAATATGGATTCAGGAGGATTAGTCAATGTTTCAATACAGTGATTAATGAGTCAGTCTTTAGTGCAGAACTTCATTcttattaaatatgtaaataatacatgtatatttatatacagtctaaGGTGCAGGAAAACTTATTTTCTCTGTCAAGAACCGTGGGTGGAAAGATCATAGTATAAATAAGTGTGCAGTGACTGTTCTCTGCAGAAATGGGCCCAGTAAACTAAAGACCTAGAATAAATAATACTACTACAATCATAAATAGCACCTCTTCCTTCTGCTGGCTGCAGCTGTCTCTGATAAAGGAAGCACTGAATAATGTCTAAGTTCATCAACACCATTAACAGAGAAGCACaattaaccttgctgaaaaaccTGGATGCAGGCTAAGCACTTTCTCTGGTTATATAGGGAATCACTCCAATGGAGTTTATCATATTACATATTTTGTAAGTATATTATGTTTTTCTTATGGCACTATTAACATTGACCATGTATAGTTGTACTCTGAATGTCTGGCTGCCTTATTGCATCTCCTTTATAGGAGAAATGTTCAACTTCAGCTCTACTAATCTTCACATAACTTTCAGCCCTGTATTAGTTGAGTAAAATGTAGTTGGGTACAAAAGGCGCTTTTAGACCAAGAGTACCAGGGACTTTTAAGTCTCCAGGTCTATTTTCAAGTCACTCACCACAG from Micropterus dolomieu isolate WLL.071019.BEF.003 ecotype Adirondacks linkage group LG03, ASM2129224v1, whole genome shotgun sequence harbors:
- the ube3d gene encoding E3 ubiquitin-protein ligase E3D isoform X1; the protein is MADLEFTSQTHGVGVFIELRKRLQSGLLIVGKDVARSPADVVVTGGDSSLLIRTPRGELSLTLPAGVTFEQGSCIPTPAGESCREELHFRLRISVARRTDEETSDSVMETLRAKETYCFCCQGCTTRLLEDRVFKRVLPLPNGNWNAIVDDWCCHPDPFAKKLLPRTEDCLLGDTFLLLSRDSSCGQTLTEEVSPVGSEDSQDPKKPCRRLALVSCKSCSSVLGEAVAPETLKLYITQVVVEPAVGDRQPEASLNRPLFLERVIAARLLGLSNSMSTFHFSVQTPDGKAFLLLWLLNSDSIVASVPETCVGGEGSIGSSSLQTPSSRALKLLYTVCSDTGIQQRDIVTSWEVNAIGHPVVLPLKVCEELLQVMDDSKSTLPASMRCMRSYEVAYLRL
- the ube3d gene encoding E3 ubiquitin-protein ligase E3D isoform X2 codes for the protein MKDVARSPADVVVTGGDSSLLIRTPRGELSLTLPAGVTFEQGSCIPTPAGESCREELHFRLRISVARRTDEETSDSVMETLRAKETYCFCCQGCTTRLLEDRVFKRVLPLPNGNWNAIVDDWCCHPDPFAKKLLPRTEDCLLGDTFLLLSRDSSCGQTLTEEVSPVGSEDSQDPKKPCRRLALVSCKSCSSVLGEAVAPETLKLYITQVVVEPAVGDRQPEASLNRPLFLERVIAARLLGLSNSMSTFHFSVQTPDGKAFLLLWLLNSDSIVASVPETCVGGEGSIGSSSLQTPSSRALKLLYTVCSDTGIQQRDIVTSWEVNAIGHPVVLPLKVCEELLQVMDDSKSTLPASMRCMRSYEVAYLRL